A window of the Rubrobacter calidifluminis genome harbors these coding sequences:
- a CDS encoding Crp/Fnr family transcriptional regulator, producing MYGENAPPSWARLPGARCRAVEHLSKLEGLQEFEVFEGLGEEFFQALAISAAVLEIAAGTALYREGEPSGAVYFMREGRVKIYRSSGGPKNRDQILGVFGDGAILGLASALEGQPQSHGATALTDCVLYGVFREDLLEIMERFPAGAVRLSRVLAARSRELEDLVGDLVFHSAPQRVARMLLDLAAEEGRVTRRGVVFSPSLSRQEMAEATGISREALSRTLSRLASEGILELDSKSITILKPAELRART from the coding sequence TTGTACGGTGAGAACGCACCGCCATCCTGGGCGCGGCTGCCCGGGGCCAGATGCCGGGCGGTAGAGCACCTCTCCAAGCTCGAAGGGCTGCAGGAGTTTGAGGTCTTCGAGGGGCTCGGCGAGGAGTTCTTCCAGGCGCTCGCCATCTCGGCGGCCGTCCTCGAGATAGCGGCCGGAACCGCCCTCTACCGGGAGGGAGAGCCCTCTGGGGCGGTGTACTTCATGCGCGAAGGGCGGGTCAAGATCTATCGCTCCTCCGGCGGGCCCAAAAACCGCGACCAGATCCTCGGCGTCTTCGGCGACGGCGCGATCCTGGGGCTCGCCTCCGCGCTCGAGGGGCAGCCCCAGAGCCATGGGGCCACAGCCCTCACCGACTGCGTGCTCTACGGCGTCTTCCGGGAGGATCTCCTGGAGATAATGGAGCGCTTCCCCGCCGGGGCGGTGCGCCTCTCCCGCGTGCTCGCAGCCCGCAGCCGGGAGCTCGAAGACCTCGTCGGGGACCTCGTCTTCCACAGCGCCCCCCAGCGGGTCGCGCGCATGCTGCTCGACCTCGCCGCCGAGGAGGGGCGGGTGACCAGGAGGGGCGTCGTGTTCTCACCCTCCCTCTCCCGGCAGGAGATGGCCGAGGCGACCGGCATCTCCCGCGAGGCGCTCTCCAGGACCCTCTCCCGCCTCGCCTCCGAAGGCATCCTGGAGCTGGACAGCAAGTCCATAACCATCCTCAAACCCGCGGAGCTGCGCGCCCGGACCTGA
- a CDS encoding ferredoxin family protein, producing MAYVITEPCIGEKNQSCVEVCPVDCIYDGGDQFLINPEECIDCGACEPECPVEAIFPEDEVPEDMQSYITKAQEYDFSGQEPG from the coding sequence TTGGCCTACGTGATCACGGAGCCGTGCATCGGCGAGAAGAACCAGAGCTGTGTCGAGGTCTGTCCGGTCGACTGCATCTACGACGGTGGGGATCAGTTCCTGATCAACCCGGAGGAGTGCATCGACTGCGGGGCGTGCGAGCCGGAGTGCCCGGTCGAGGCGATCTTCCCGGAGGACGAGGTCCCCGAGGACATGCAGAGCTACATAACCAAGGCTCAGGAGTACGACTTCTCCGGCCAGGAGCCCGGCTGA
- a CDS encoding NUDIX hydrolase codes for MTDGSWSTLASRYVYRNRWCALRVDEVRLPDGETIDYCVLESGGFASVVPLTDDGGVVLVRQWRQPLGRFTLELPSGAVDAGEDPEEAARRELFEETGYRAERLERLASVHTSTGRTDEVCHLFRCRALPDERGPAPEPTEFLRSVVAPLDEALEKIAAGEITDAATVLGISWVAGGCGPRSGGVE; via the coding sequence ATGACCGATGGGAGCTGGAGCACGCTCGCGAGCCGCTACGTCTACCGCAACCGCTGGTGTGCCCTGCGGGTGGACGAGGTGAGGCTGCCCGACGGGGAGACGATAGACTACTGCGTGCTCGAGAGCGGCGGGTTCGCCTCGGTGGTGCCGCTCACGGACGACGGCGGCGTGGTGCTCGTGCGTCAGTGGCGGCAGCCGCTCGGGCGGTTCACGCTGGAGCTGCCGAGCGGAGCGGTGGACGCCGGGGAGGATCCTGAGGAGGCCGCCCGGCGGGAGCTTTTCGAGGAGACGGGATACCGGGCCGAGAGGCTGGAGCGCCTCGCCTCCGTGCACACGAGCACCGGGCGCACGGACGAGGTCTGCCACCTCTTCCGCTGCCGGGCGCTGCCGGACGAGAGGGGGCCGGCTCCCGAGCCTACGGAGTTTTTGCGCTCCGTAGTGGCGCCGCTCGACGAGGCGCTGGAGAAGATCGCCGCCGGTGAGATAACCGACGCCGCCACCGTCCTCGGGATCTCGTGGGTTGCCGGAGGTTGTGGGCCACGGAGTGGTGGGGTAGAGTAG
- the thiT gene encoding energy-coupled thiamine transporter ThiT, translated as MSGFRDTRVLTEAALAVALAFVLGLVKLFRMPEGGSISFEMIPLVLLALRQGPGVGAVAGAAYGILDLILDPYVLNPVQVLFDYPLPFAAMGLAGLFRPTPRGAVPGTVAAVAGRFVCHFISGVAFFASYAPKGWNPYLYSAAYNAGYLVPSLLITLAVVVVLLRALGAARPSRRQLELSRHA; from the coding sequence GTGAGCGGGTTCAGGGACACGAGGGTGCTCACCGAGGCGGCGCTGGCGGTGGCGCTCGCGTTCGTGCTGGGGCTGGTGAAACTCTTCAGGATGCCGGAGGGCGGTTCGATCTCTTTCGAGATGATCCCGCTGGTCCTGCTCGCGCTGCGTCAGGGCCCCGGCGTCGGGGCGGTTGCGGGCGCGGCGTACGGCATCCTCGACCTGATCCTGGACCCCTACGTCCTCAACCCGGTGCAGGTGCTCTTCGACTACCCGCTCCCCTTCGCCGCGATGGGGCTCGCCGGGCTCTTCCGGCCCACCCCGCGCGGGGCGGTGCCCGGCACGGTGGCGGCGGTGGCCGGGCGCTTCGTCTGCCACTTCATAAGCGGGGTCGCCTTCTTCGCCTCCTACGCCCCTAAGGGCTGGAACCCATACCTCTACTCCGCCGCGTACAACGCCGGGTATTTGGTGCCGAGTCTCCTGATCACGCTCGCCGTCGTGGTCGTGCTGCTGCGGGCGCTCGGGGCGGCGCGGCCCTCGCGGCGGCAGCTGGAGTTGTCGAGGCATGCTTAG